One Aegilops tauschii subsp. strangulata cultivar AL8/78 chromosome 2, Aet v6.0, whole genome shotgun sequence genomic window, TTCCGGCCGTCTGGCCGTTGTGTATGTACGTGTGCTGTTGTGTGTTGCTTGCAGCAACTACCATGCTTGATCGATCAAGAGCAAGATTAGCTAAAGGAGGCTAGCTTTGCACTGAGGTAGATCGGTGCATCTTGGCGTAAAGCACTTCGTCGAGTTCGTCAGCCAGCTTTGTTCGTCGTCGTCGGTCATCGCCGTCGCCGGAAAGTACTCGGCATCGGAACTGGGCCAACAACATACTTATGAGTCAAAAAAGGAAGACTATGCTACTTTGCGCATACATGTAAACTGAACTTTACAATAGTGCAGCTTGCTATTGTACATATTTCAATAGATTTATGCTATTTGTGAGTGACTTCAAACATTCTGCTACTTTGCAAATATATGTAACCTGACTTCTTATGTATGTACAGTTCAGTTTGAGAGACACCTGACTTCAAAGATTCTGCTACTTTGCAGATATATGTAAACTGACTTGTTATATATGTAAACTGACTTGCTATGTATGTGCCCCAGACTCTGCTACTTTGCAAATATATGTAAACTGACTTGTTCATCTGATTGCAGCAGATGAAGGCCGTCAAAGATCACAACCGCATCTTGGTATTGACTCTGCAGGACTTCAATCCATAAGTGGGTCATTTGATTGAACCACATATTGTACATGACTTCAAAAGCTTTGGTTTGTTCATTGATAAGTGGGTCATTTGATCGAACCACTGACTGTACATGACTTCAATCCCTATTGTACAAGACAGCTATCGATTGTATACTACATCTATCGATTGTACAGGACAACAAAATGTTACATGTCACAACATATTGTACATTCTAGCGCAGCTTGCTCTTTTTGTTTGTTAGATAATACATGGGGTTGAAACCGCTCTGCCATACCTATGATTGAAACAGCCCTGCGATTGAGTTTTCTTGAATCCATACCTCTGGTTGAAACCGCCCTGCAGCGGCGATCCAGAACCGTGGCCCCGACGTGAGATCCGGCAGGGTTTTCTGGAggggatcggcggcggcggcgttatGGAGTTACGGCGGCGGCTAGATCCGGCGGGATCTTCtcgaggagatcagcggcggtgAGATCCGGTGGGGTCTTCTCGAGGAGATCGGCGGCGGCGAGACTCGGCGGGGTCTCGGCGGCATTAACGTGGAGGTCGAGGGGATCACACGATGGAGGCGTTGTATGTTGTATCTTTGGGCTACGTGTGGGGTGGGATCGCGGGGTAGGGGAGGGGAGGGACGAAACAAAGTCATacgaaaaaaaccggacgaaaaaaaacCAAACGAAAATGGTGGGACGAAAAAAAGCCGTGGACGCAATCCTATCAACTCAGATATTAGGAGTAGAGATTAATCAACTGCGCCCGAGGCGCTCGTAATTGTTGTACCAATCAGGTATGCAAGGAATGCTTGTTTGTCACTTGGGTTACCCTGCCAGTAAGGTACAGGGTTCGACCCCGTTCCTAGCGGATTTAATTTTTCTTTCGAAATTGCTGTACGGACGGCAGTCGCCGGCCAACCTTTGGACGGCGGGAGGAGTGGACGGTGATGCTCACTTTTGCTAATTGCATGGATGGCTTGATGCGTTGCATCGTCTCCAAATCGTCCACAATGTGTCGGCTGTGTAGCAGCGTTTTTTTCTTTCTACTGAAATCAGTCACACAGGTAAAAAGAGAAGAGAGCTGGCACAACGGAAGAAAAAACGAACAACACAAGTGAGGGGAAACGGATGGGAGTCTCAGGAGCAAGAAAGATTGAGAGCCAACCCAACAAGAGAAAACACAAACAACCCACGTGGGGACACATGTGGGACGGTGCAAGAACAATTAGGCTAATATAAAAACGCACCAGCCGACACATTTTCTCAGTCGGCAGAGCTCTAGTGGCTCCCATATTTACATCCCGTCAAGGGGTTATTAATTCGTAGATTAAACAAATCACACTTGAAATACATTGACTACCGGGGGTATCTTGATGACAACAAATGTTCTGCTTCCAAGCTATATTGTCGGCTCGTTCCCTCCATGGTTGTACCCACAACCACTTGATACTTCGGCATAAAGCTATCATGCACGGCTCCAAGGCTCTCAAGTGTCATCTCCACTTGCCTCATGGTTGGCCGGTGGTCTCTTTCAATCCTCGTGCATGCTACTGCCAACGTAGCCACTTCTTCAACTTCCTTGCCGCCTTCTTCCATCACTTGAGGATCTAGCACATGAATCAGTTTGCCTGCTTCTAGCGAAGCAGTGAAATATGAGACAAGGGTTTCCTCCTCGGATGACCGATATGAGCATGGTTTTTTCCTAGTGAGAAGCTCCATGAGGAGGACGCCGAAGCTGTAAACATCGCTTTTCTCGGTGAGCTTTCCTGAGTAGAAATACACGGGGTCTAGGTACCCAAATGTCCCTTGGACTGCGGTCGAGGTCTTTGTTTGGTCGGCAGGAATGAACCTCGAAGCTCCAAAGTCCGACACCTTTGCCATGAGAGTGCCATCTAACAGAATGTTTGGGGACTTAATATCCCTATGGACTATAGGGAACGCCACGGCTGAGTGAAGGTAGGTTAGAGCTCTTGCTATTTCGGTGGCGATCCTCAGCCGATCTTCCCATGGCAGGGATGACATGGTTTCTTGGACATGGAGATGATGGTAAAGGGTCCCATTAGAGATGAACTCGTAAACCAGTAGCGGCACCTCCGTCTCGAGGCAGCACCCATGGAGCTTCACCACATTTCGATGATTGATCTGCGAGAGGATCGCTATCTCATTTATGAACTCGTCAATCTCCCTCTGGATCGCGACCTTGGACTTCTTGATCGCCACGACTTGCAGGTCTGACATGATGCCTTTGTAGACCGTGCCATGCCCTCCTCCACCAATCTCGCGAGCTTTGTCAAAATTGTTGGTGGCCTTGTGTAGCTCCACCAAGGGGATGATCATCCTCTCAGCGATGTCcgccttttgagacaccaattgtTGCAACAAATGCCCTCGATTTTGCTTGAAGAATTTCTTCTTGAGCATTTTCCCCCTGCGTTGCTTCATCTTTCGGGTCACGAAAATAGCACCAATTACCATGATTAGAAAGGCCGCTCCACTGCCAACTCCTATGCCTGCACTTAAACCTGAATAATGTGCGTAGAGAATGCGCCTTTGTTGTCAACGAAGATTTGTAAAACATAGAATGAACCAATGCAATATCTGATGTGCAATCTGCTTGTATTATTGGTTTTGTGCTCACCTAGATAAGATTTGGTGCATCCATTTGTTATGCGCGGGTCACCATGTGCGCCACGCTGGCATCGGCATAGGTGCCCTCCGGCCGTGTTGATGCACTCGCCGAAGCACATGCCCGGAAGCGCACACTCGTCGACGTCCTTGCATCCGCCCGCGAGGTATGGGTTACCCCGGTACCCGTCAAGGCACCGGCACACGTACCCGCTGCGGTACTTTCCGGAGACGTTGCGGCAGGAGGCATGGCTGCTCTGGCACGCGCTCCTCCGCGCGTCCACAGGGCAGCCCGACGTCGCCATCCCTGGCAGCATCACCGGCTTGGAATCCACCGCAAAATCAAGGACGACGGGGACCGCCGGGCGGCGCGAGGGTGAGTACCCGGGTGAGTCGTTGAGCAGCACGGCATAGGCGCTCTCAAACCAACCCCTCTCGGCGATGCGCACCGCGATGGGCAGCCTGTGGGCGTACTCGTTCCTCGAGTCCAGCGACTTCATCTCCACGCCGTAGGAGGGGCGGCCTATTGGGATGGGTGTGTCGCAGCAGCCGGCAGCGCCGTAGCCAGGGGAGCTCGTCAGGGCACCCGTCAGCTTGTTGTTGGTGGAGCAGAAGGAGGAGCAGCAGCAGATGACGTTGCCACCGCTGCTGTCGTCGCTCTCCCCAACCAGCGTGACCTGCACGTTGCACCCCGTGACGACGAACTGGTTGCGCATCTCTGACAACACGTAAGGGCTGGCGGCGCCGAGGCCGCCCCACGTGCCGTTGCCGTCGAGGCCCGCGGAGAAGGTGAGCCTCACCTGGCCTGCGATGTCCACGATCCGCACCGTGGAGTTGGTCAGGGAGATCTCGACGACCTGGAGGTCGGCGCCGACGAGCAGCCGCGGCTCCCTGCCGCGTGTCCGGTCGCAGGTGAGGTTGAACCCTGGCCAGTAGCACCCGTCGCCGATGCCGAATGGGTAGGGCACTTCCACGGCGCCGCAGCTGGTCTGGCAGTGCGGCAACGGCCCTGCACCGGCCGTAACATGAGACGCTGCCGTGGATAGGCGGAGCTGGAGCAGCAACACCGTCAAAGCTGCTGCCGGAATCATAGTCGTGGGCTCGTGGCTGCCGCAGATGATTGTCTCTCCGAGACTCCAATACCTTATAGGCATGTCCACAAGTATATCAGCTCCCGCAACCTATAGCGAGAGTGGCTGCTTCCTGCCTGGCTGCTCGCTTGCCTGACCAAGACCAAGACCAAGACCATGAACATGAACAAGAACAGAGGGGGCTGCATGTCCGCGTTGACTAATCTGGTCTTGGGGCTGCATGCCTCAAGTTTAAAAACACATGTCAACCGATATCGGTGCATAGAGCCATAGACCGATACGCACTTTCACAAGTATATCTAGCTTAGCTTGTGCATACAAACAAGCATTACCTTAGCGGTTATGCATCCTAACCACCCGGGTTTAATACACAAGGATTTTACCATTTGTTGATTATCAAGGTTGATATGTGGTGGGACCATTCATTAAGATAAAATCCTGGACTACTCataagtactacctccgtcccataatataagaacttTTTCAAGTTAAACttgaaaaacgttcttatattatgggacggagggagtaaaatcTTTGGGGATCACTGAATACCATGCTTGGTGTGTCCGTTGCGCTAATATGTTCGATGTCGTCGCCACAGCTGCTTCCTTGGCGGTGCAGCTATGTGCCACCCACAACGACACGGTTCGCCCGCAGGGAGCCAGAACTGGGCAGCCCAGTAATCACGTGCCGTCatgttttttttggtttttcctttttttcacatttttaatttgtgtgtgtgtgtgtctatatatatatatatatatatatatatatatatatatatatatatatatatatatatatatatatatatatatatatatgaaaatgTTAGTCTGACAATTAACAAATGTCTTACATTTAGAAAAATATTGACCTAACATTTGAATTTTTTTATCGAATGTAAAATTTGTATGTTACATTCCCAAAACTCATCACAAGTTTCAAAAATGGGT contains:
- the LOC109747374 gene encoding wall-associated receptor kinase 5-like, producing the protein MPIRYWSLGETIICGSHEPTTMIPAAALTVLLLQLRLSTAASHVTAGAGPLPHCQTSCGAVEVPYPFGIGDGCYWPGFNLTCDRTRGREPRLLVGADLQVVEISLTNSTVRIVDIAGQVRLTFSAGLDGNGTWGGLGAASPYVLSEMRNQFVVTGCNVQVTLVGESDDSSGGNVICCCSSFCSTNNKLTGALTSSPGYGAAGCCDTPIPIGRPSYGVEMKSLDSRNEYAHRLPIAVRIAERGWFESAYAVLLNDSPGYSPSRRPAVPVVLDFAVDSKPVMLPGMATSGCPVDARRSACQSSHASCRNVSGKYRSGYVCRCLDGYRGNPYLAGGCKDVDECALPGMCFGECINTAGGHLCRCQRGAHGDPRITNGCTKSYLGLSAGIGVGSGAAFLIMVIGAIFVTRKMKQRRGKMLKKKFFKQNRGHLLQQLVSQKADIAERMIIPLVELHKATNNFDKAREIGGGGHGTVYKGIMSDLQVVAIKKSKVAIQREIDEFINEIAILSQINHRNVVKLHGCCLETEVPLLVYEFISNGTLYHHLHVQETMSSLPWEDRLRIATEIARALTYLHSAVAFPIVHRDIKSPNILLDGTLMAKVSDFGASRFIPADQTKTSTAVQGTFGYLDPVYFYSGKLTEKSDVYSFGVLLMELLTRKKPCSYRSSEEETLVSYFTASLEAGKLIHVLDPQVMEEGGKEVEEVATLAVACTRIERDHRPTMRQVEMTLESLGAVHDSFMPKYQVVVGTTMEGTSRQYSLEAEHLLSSRYPR